One segment of Chiloscyllium plagiosum isolate BGI_BamShark_2017 chromosome 5, ASM401019v2, whole genome shotgun sequence DNA contains the following:
- the LOC122549730 gene encoding iroquois-class homeodomain protein irx-1-like: MAFPQLGYPQYLSASQAVYAADRQGVLASSRGGAELGANPAAAAAVTSVLGMYANPYTAQNYSAFLPYTTDLTMFSQMGSQYELKDNPGVHPAAFAAHAAPAYYPYGQFQYGDPARPKNATRESTSTLKAWLQEHRKNPYPTKGEKIMLAIITKMTLTQVSTWFANARRRLKKENKMTWGARSKSDDGTLYGSDTEGESEKKEEDEEIDLESIDIDKIDENDEEQSNEEEEEKLNLSNEEEKADVEREHDRTLQGSESDSKAKEADRVDGSVVENNGTRGVSLAQGNLLIPNHSKPKIWSLAETATSPDSAQKCSPTSHTPSTIQHPAFLSNHGLYTCQISKFHNWTNGAFLGQNSLLNVRSFLGVNHHHHHHHHHPPQHPQQQQPSVLTAAMGAVSNEKSTDIPSPKHTERECIPSESPSQSLKISFQPVNESSRPQKEGTPVLTTVSSV, from the exons ATGGCCTTCCCTCAGCTCGGGTATCCTCAGTATTTAAGTGCGAGCCAGGCTGTGTACGCTGCCGATCGGCAGGGAGTGCTAGCTTCTTCCCGAGGAGGAGCCGAGCTTGGAGCTAACCCCGCCGCTGCCGCCGCTGTAACCTCGGTGCTGGGAATGTACGCGAACCCTTACACAGCCCAGAACTACAGCGCTTTCCTCCCCTACACCACCGACCTCACCATGTTCTCCCAAATG GGATCACAGTATGAATTAAAGGATAATCCTGGGGTTCATCCGGCGGCATTTGCAGCACATGCGGCTCCTGCTTATTATCCCTATGGACAGTTTCAGTATGGAGATCCTGCTAGACCCAAAAACGCCACCCGGGAGAGCACAAGTACTCTCAAAGCCTGGCTGCAAGAGCACAGGAAGAACCCGTACCCGACCAAAGGGGAGAAGATCATGCTGGCCATCATCACCAAGATGACCCTGACCCAGGTATCCACCTGGTTCGCCAACGCCAGGAGGAGACTCAAGAAAGAGAACAAAATGACCTGGGGTGCTCGGAGTAAAAGTGATGACGGTACTCTCTACGGCAGCGACACTGAAGGGGAGAGCGAGAaaaaggaggaggatgaggagattGACCTCGAAAGCATCGACATCGATAAAATTGACGAAAACGACGAGGAGCAGAGCAATGAGGAAGAGGAGGAAAAGCTGAACCTCAGCAATGAGGAGGAGAAAGCAGACGTGGAGAGGGAACATGATCGGACATTGCAGGGGTCTGAAAGTGACAGTAAAGCAAAGGAGGCGGATAGAGTAGATGGAAGTGTCGTTGAAAACAATGGCACCAGGGGCGTATCTCTAGCACAAGGAAATTTGCTAATCCCAAATCATAGCAAACCCAAAATCTGGTCTTTGGCAGAGACTGCAACCAGCCCGGACAGCGCCCAGAAATGCTCTCCGACCAGTCACACACCGTCAACCATCCAGCACCCAGCTTTTCTCTCAAACCACGGACTCTATACTTGTCAGATCAGCAAGTTTCATAACTGGACAAACGGCGCTTTCCTGGGCCAGAACTCTTTGCTAAATGTCAGGTCGTTTCTGGGTGTaaatcatcatcaccaccaccaccatcatcacccTCCACAACATCCTCAGCAGCAACAGCCTTCTGTGCTAACAGCAGCCATGGGAGCAGTCAGCAATGAAAAATCAACAGACATCCCCAGCCCAAAACACACAG aaAGGGAATGTATTCCAAGCGAATCTCCATCACAATCGCTAAAAATATCGTTTCAGCCCGTAAATGAAag CTCCCGGCCCCAGAAGGAAGGGACACCAGTTCTGACAACCGTCTCTTCCGTCTGA